GTTCGTTTATCCCCGTCGTTGGGCGTATAACGGCACAAGACGTTCAGACGTTCAGACGTTCAGAAGCTCCAATGCTTGTGTGATCGGATGGTCGGGCGGTGCGTTGCGACGCGCGGCCGTGACCACGGGAGCCGACCGTGCGGGCCGCACTAGCGGCCGGTTCCCGGAATTGACGTTTCCTCAGGAGGACAAGTGGGACGACTCTTCGGCACGGACGGCGTGCGCGGTGTCGCCAACGCGGATCTGACGGCCGAGCTGGCGCTCGGGCTCTCCGTCGCCGCGGCGCATGTACTGGCCGAGGCGGGCACCTTCGCCGGACACCGGCCGACCGCCGTGGTCGGCCGGGACCCGCGCGCCTCCGGGGAGTTCCTGGAAGCCGCCGTGGTCGCCGGTCTGGCCAGCGCCGGTGTGGACGTGCTGCGGGTCGGCGTGCTGCCGACGCCCGCGGTGGCCCACCTCACCGGCGCGCTCGGCGCCGACCTCGGCGTGATGCTCTCCGCGAGCCACAACGCCATGCCCGACAACGGCATCAAGTTCTTCGCCCGCGGCGGCCACAAGCTCGCCGACGAGCTGGAGGACCGCATCGAGTCCGTCTACGCCGAGCACCGCACGGGCGCCCCCTGGGAGCGCCCGACCGGCGGCGGCGTGGGCCGGGTGCGGGACTACGACGAGGGGCTCGACCAGTACGTCGCCCACCTCGTCGGCGTCCTCCCGAACCGCCTCGACGGGCTGAAGATCGTCCTCGACGAGGCGCACGGCGCGGCCCACCGGGTCTCGCCCGAGGCCTTCGCGCGGGCCGGGGCCGAGGTCGTCACCATCGGTGCCGTGCCGGACGGCCTCAACATCAACGACGGCTGCGGCTCGACCCACCTCGACCTGCTCAAGGCCGCCGTCGTCGAGCACGGCG
This region of Streptomyces ambofaciens ATCC 23877 genomic DNA includes:
- the glmM gene encoding phosphoglucosamine mutase, with protein sequence MGRLFGTDGVRGVANADLTAELALGLSVAAAHVLAEAGTFAGHRPTAVVGRDPRASGEFLEAAVVAGLASAGVDVLRVGVLPTPAVAHLTGALGADLGVMLSASHNAMPDNGIKFFARGGHKLADELEDRIESVYAEHRTGAPWERPTGGGVGRVRDYDEGLDQYVAHLVGVLPNRLDGLKIVLDEAHGAAHRVSPEAFARAGAEVVTIGAVPDGLNINDGCGSTHLDLLKAAVVEHGADLGIAHDGDADRCLAVDHTGAEVDGDQILAVLALAMREREALRSDTVVATVMSNLGFKLAMEREGIQFVQTGVGDRYVLEEMKAKGYALGGEQSGHVIILDHATTGDGTLTGLMLAARVAQTGRTLQDLASVMERLPQVLINVPDVDKSRVTTSAELATAVAESERELGSTGRVLLRPSGTEPLVRVMVEAADIEQARSVAGRLADAVKSALG